One Vibrio quintilis DNA segment encodes these proteins:
- a CDS encoding zf-TFIIB domain-containing protein, translating to MNCTHCNNGTLRPSFIDGLFRAHTCSGCGGNWVLIEDFVTWKEKNEAFHFPADYNVSELSEESEDTKRALMCPVTGTIMRKFKISAKNDHRIDYSAPVGGIWLDKGEWELLKAEGLAGVLNHVVTAQWQKKIREESASDNFAALYEAKFGQADYAKIREIREWLNTHPQKADLRSYLLADDPYSAEK from the coding sequence ATGAATTGTACTCACTGTAATAATGGCACGCTCCGTCCCAGTTTTATTGATGGCCTGTTCAGAGCACATACCTGCTCTGGTTGTGGTGGTAACTGGGTGCTGATCGAAGATTTTGTGACCTGGAAAGAAAAGAATGAAGCATTTCATTTTCCTGCTGATTACAACGTTTCTGAACTTTCAGAAGAAAGTGAAGATACCAAAAGAGCACTGATGTGTCCTGTAACGGGAACCATCATGAGGAAGTTTAAGATTTCTGCGAAAAATGATCACAGGATCGACTACAGTGCACCTGTTGGCGGAATCTGGCTCGATAAAGGTGAGTGGGAATTACTGAAAGCGGAAGGATTGGCCGGGGTACTGAACCATGTTGTGACGGCGCAATGGCAGAAGAAAATTCGTGAAGAAAGTGCTTCAGATAACTTTGCGGCGCTTTATGAAGCAAAATTTGGTCAGGCAGACTACGCTAAAATCCGGGAAATCCGTGAATGGCTGAATACTCACCCTCAAAAAGCAGACCTACGTTCTTATCTTCTGGCTGATGATCCTTATTCTGCTGAGAAATAA
- a CDS encoding VOC family protein yields the protein MEPRISIITLGVTSLEQSYDFYTRLGFPTSNKPKDGIIFFKTGGVCLGLYALEELAADISPEFSAKREGFSGMTLAHNTRTKEEVDAVLKLAEDAGGRIEKTAHDTFWGGYSGYFSDPDGYLWEVAYGDCWDFNEDGSLIIE from the coding sequence TTGGAACCCAGAATCAGTATTATTACCTTAGGTGTTACCAGCCTCGAACAATCATATGACTTTTATACCCGGCTCGGTTTTCCTACCTCAAATAAACCTAAAGATGGCATCATATTTTTCAAAACAGGTGGTGTGTGTTTAGGCTTGTACGCCCTTGAAGAACTGGCTGCTGATATTTCTCCTGAGTTTAGTGCCAAACGCGAAGGTTTCTCCGGAATGACGCTTGCGCATAATACAAGAACAAAAGAAGAAGTGGACGCGGTGTTGAAGCTGGCTGAAGATGCGGGTGGTCGTATTGAAAAGACAGCGCATGATACGTTTTGGGGGGGGTACAGCGGCTATTTCTCTGACCCGGATGGTTATTTGTGGGAAGTTGCTTACGGAGATTGCTGGGATTTCAATGAAGATGGTAGCCTGATCATCGAATAA
- a CDS encoding GNAT family N-acetyltransferase yields MEIIVDNLQGGEVIGLLEEHLADMYATSPPESVHALDVESLKSPEITFFSCWENKTLLGCVAIKELNATHAELKSMRTTGHARKSGVASKLLKHVLTVSEQRSYERISLETGVEDYFVAARNLYEKFGFEYCGPFADYLPDPNSTFMTRKL; encoded by the coding sequence ATGGAAATCATTGTTGATAATTTACAGGGTGGTGAAGTGATTGGCCTTTTGGAAGAGCATCTGGCAGATATGTATGCGACGTCTCCGCCGGAAAGTGTCCATGCGCTGGATGTTGAATCACTCAAATCACCGGAAATTACATTTTTCAGCTGCTGGGAAAACAAAACGTTGCTCGGATGTGTTGCGATTAAAGAGTTAAATGCAACCCATGCGGAGCTTAAGTCGATGCGGACTACGGGGCATGCGAGAAAATCAGGTGTCGCTTCAAAGCTTCTGAAGCATGTTTTAACCGTTTCTGAACAGCGCTCGTATGAACGTATCAGTCTTGAAACCGGAGTTGAAGATTATTTTGTAGCGGCCAGAAATCTGTATGAAAAATTCGGGTTTGAATACTGCGGGCCGTTTGCGGATTACCTGCCTGATCCAAACAGTACATTTATGACCCGAAAGCTATGA
- a CDS encoding methyl-accepting chemotaxis protein — protein MNIKRKLYSLGVIAILGIAFLVGTDAHFTSSTSELSKASQLVDRLEIRLLNLRRNEKDFLLRRDAKYLGKFDKNLALFLELEQQLSPLLDKHDLPSSDQLRRDILQYQGGFHSLVSGFQTLGLKPDQNLLGAYAQALAASKSALSSDELIKLFQFNTAVEDHGRLELDMLNGADVPALVKAATALVKQKQIIGLKYNEGLLGNTRELSHKVEKQFASFSTALDKEIVASGNEVNFLQKLILVLIVIVLGGFIYWIVRSINNQVELLLSTIQEIVRNNNVAMRANLTGKDELVSIASYFNRLLEKLEGLISGTQRKAGHLSENTTAMHNELQNVITQFDVQADHTTSMATAVQQMVSTIAEISESTAVAVEGVHQAAVNAKSGRAVVEETVGNINQLSTILDDSQTSISSLNNHVSKIGGAVNIIQDIAEQTNLLALNAAIEAARAGEQGRGFAVVADEVRALAQRTHESTEDITKVVTDIQQQMSEVVTDIDRCNEQGHATLTASGQLDESLGQIISDMDNIQANSERIASAIEEQGIVMNQVSDSITELNTISDNNMKSAQQCLAEVDEVSQQAKEMDEAVAEFKTSPDT, from the coding sequence ATGAATATTAAGAGAAAACTATATTCATTAGGGGTGATTGCCATCTTGGGAATTGCGTTTTTAGTGGGGACAGATGCTCACTTCACCAGCTCAACAAGTGAATTAAGTAAAGCCAGTCAGCTTGTCGATCGTCTTGAAATCCGCTTGCTTAATCTGCGCAGAAATGAAAAAGATTTTCTGCTCCGTCGTGATGCCAAATATCTTGGTAAGTTTGATAAAAACCTTGCTTTGTTTCTGGAACTGGAACAACAACTCTCGCCACTGCTCGATAAGCATGATTTACCTTCGAGTGACCAGCTGAGAAGGGATATTCTTCAATATCAGGGAGGGTTCCATTCTCTGGTCAGCGGATTTCAGACATTGGGACTGAAGCCGGATCAAAATCTTTTGGGTGCTTATGCTCAGGCACTGGCAGCATCTAAATCTGCTCTTTCCAGTGATGAACTGATCAAACTGTTTCAATTTAATACAGCTGTGGAAGATCACGGCAGACTTGAATTGGATATGTTAAATGGGGCGGATGTACCGGCGTTGGTGAAAGCAGCCACTGCACTGGTCAAACAAAAACAGATCATTGGGTTAAAATATAATGAAGGGTTGTTAGGCAATACCAGAGAACTTTCCCATAAAGTGGAAAAGCAGTTTGCCTCTTTTTCAACTGCGCTTGATAAAGAGATTGTTGCTTCAGGTAATGAAGTCAATTTTCTGCAGAAGCTGATTTTAGTGTTGATTGTGATTGTTCTGGGCGGATTTATCTACTGGATTGTCCGCTCGATTAACAATCAGGTTGAATTGCTGCTCTCAACCATTCAGGAAATTGTCCGCAATAATAATGTTGCGATGCGTGCGAACCTGACCGGGAAAGATGAACTGGTGTCTATCGCATCATACTTCAATCGCCTGCTGGAAAAGCTGGAAGGTTTGATTTCAGGAACGCAACGCAAAGCCGGGCATTTGTCTGAAAATACCACCGCGATGCACAATGAACTGCAAAATGTAATTACTCAGTTCGATGTTCAGGCGGATCATACAACGTCGATGGCAACGGCTGTGCAGCAAATGGTGTCGACGATTGCGGAGATTTCAGAAAGTACCGCTGTGGCGGTTGAAGGTGTGCATCAGGCTGCTGTCAACGCAAAAAGTGGCCGGGCCGTTGTCGAAGAAACCGTTGGTAATATTAATCAGCTCTCGACTATTCTGGATGACAGCCAGACTTCCATTTCTTCGTTGAATAATCACGTGAGTAAAATTGGTGGTGCGGTGAATATTATTCAGGATATTGCTGAACAAACGAATTTGCTGGCACTGAATGCGGCAATTGAAGCCGCGCGGGCAGGCGAGCAGGGCCGGGGCTTTGCTGTCGTTGCTGATGAAGTTCGTGCATTGGCACAACGAACCCATGAATCAACCGAAGACATCACCAAAGTCGTGACTGACATTCAGCAGCAGATGTCAGAAGTGGTGACTGATATTGACCGATGTAATGAGCAGGGGCATGCGACGCTGACGGCTTCCGGTCAGCTGGATGAAAGTCTCGGCCAGATTATTTCTGATATGGATAATATTCAGGCTAACTCTGAGCGCATCGCTTCTGCGATTGAAGAACAGGGGATTGTTATGAATCAGGTGAGTGATTCGATCACTGAACTGAATACGATCTCTGACAATAATATGAAATCTGCTCAGCAGTGTCTGGCTGAAGTTGATGAAGTGTCGCAGCAGGCAAAAGAGATGGACGAAGCTGTCGCTGAGTTTAAAACTTCCCCGGACACGTGA
- a CDS encoding GNAT family N-acetyltransferase: protein MHLQVAWVYVDRSARRKGVATKLLSRLKNISSSPLYISQ, encoded by the coding sequence CTGCATCTTCAGGTTGCTTGGGTATATGTTGATCGGAGTGCCAGGCGAAAAGGGGTTGCCACAAAGTTATTGTCACGTCTGAAAAATATATCTTCATCCCCTTTATACATTAGTCAGTAA
- a CDS encoding pyridoxal-phosphate dependent enzyme, translated as MQERMQILTPETDLSGILRKKAEPVTQFDQALHQLVSGLHQTLDQVKKLLGFGRALAAPQTGISLRIIVVHPGADPITLINPEIIWRSDTMQTVWDDCLSTPDRVVRLQRHQSISLQYQDVTGKTHVWQHLPADLAELLQHEYDHLDGILMIDHATPGHVLPIEQRPEQSAGQNAHRISYADIRASVTHIDPVFLDSKLTHATGLSRLFETQIWLKDETDNPIRCFKGRGAENYLSSLATQARTGNPLVCASAGNWGLALAWSCRKRGYPLEVFVPENANPVKVNQIKSAGAQVTETGHDLDSAKAAAKAYCQQHGYPFAEDGKEIMVTAGAGTIGMELSRSGHHFDAIYIPVGNGALINGVARWIKASSPDTQIIGIVPSGADSMYQSWKQAQVVDRASTDTIADGLAIRAPIPEAVADMAGLIDEMILVSDAQIDTAMTYAAQYESLVSEPSGAAGIAGLIAAKAKGTLRGQVAVIVTGANRA; from the coding sequence ATGCAGGAAAGAATGCAGATACTCACACCGGAAACTGATTTATCAGGGATTCTGCGAAAGAAAGCAGAACCGGTCACACAATTTGATCAGGCTTTGCACCAGCTGGTCAGTGGTTTACATCAAACATTAGACCAGGTGAAGAAACTACTGGGGTTTGGCAGAGCACTGGCAGCGCCGCAAACCGGTATCTCTTTGCGAATTATTGTCGTTCATCCCGGCGCCGATCCCATCACACTGATTAACCCGGAAATCATTTGGCGCAGCGACACAATGCAAACAGTCTGGGATGACTGTCTGAGCACACCGGACCGGGTTGTCCGGCTGCAACGCCATCAAAGTATCAGCCTGCAATATCAGGATGTGACAGGGAAAACACACGTCTGGCAGCATTTGCCAGCCGACCTGGCGGAGCTTTTACAGCATGAATATGATCATCTGGATGGCATCTTAATGATTGATCATGCGACGCCAGGCCATGTATTACCGATTGAACAGCGTCCGGAGCAATCAGCCGGGCAGAACGCACACCGAATCTCCTATGCTGATATTCGCGCATCGGTCACACACATTGATCCGGTTTTTCTTGACTCAAAACTAACTCATGCAACAGGTCTGAGCCGGTTATTTGAAACACAAATCTGGCTGAAAGACGAAACAGACAATCCGATTCGATGTTTCAAAGGCCGGGGCGCTGAAAATTATTTATCATCTCTGGCGACACAGGCCCGGACAGGAAATCCGCTGGTGTGCGCCAGTGCCGGTAACTGGGGCCTTGCGCTCGCATGGAGCTGCCGAAAACGGGGGTATCCACTGGAAGTATTTGTCCCGGAGAATGCGAATCCGGTGAAAGTGAATCAGATCAAATCAGCCGGTGCGCAGGTGACAGAAACAGGCCACGACTTAGACAGCGCCAAGGCAGCCGCCAAAGCGTACTGTCAGCAACATGGTTATCCGTTCGCCGAAGACGGCAAAGAAATCATGGTCACGGCTGGTGCAGGAACGATTGGGATGGAACTCTCCCGAAGCGGACATCATTTTGACGCGATCTATATTCCGGTCGGTAACGGTGCCCTGATCAACGGCGTCGCGCGTTGGATCAAAGCTTCTTCCCCCGATACGCAAATCATCGGCATCGTGCCTTCCGGGGCTGATTCCATGTATCAAAGCTGGAAACAGGCGCAGGTTGTTGATCGGGCGTCGACAGATACCATCGCAGATGGACTGGCAATCAGAGCGCCGATACCGGAAGCCGTGGCGGATATGGCAGGACTGATTGATGAGATGATTCTTGTCAGTGACGCGCAAATCGACACTGCTATGACATATGCGGCGCAATACGAGTCATTGGTATCAGAACCTTCCGGTGCGGCCGGGATTGCCGGTCTCATCGCGGCAAAAGCCAAAGGGACACTCCGTGGGCAGGTTGCCGTGATTGTCACCGGGGCAAACCGGGCCTGA
- a CDS encoding Lrp/AsnC family transcriptional regulator, producing MDKLDRKILALYRHDTKISSENIGSAVGLSASAVQRRIKQLRSNNVIEKEIAQLNSGKFGIRMLFMINVDLIHERSSNIGAFEKKMQSDPCVLQCYYVTGETDFCLMIGVSSVEEFDRFTQHRLMSDDNVKSFTSSLVVRKSKTDLSAFIEHPASMDD from the coding sequence ATGGACAAACTTGACCGAAAAATACTGGCCCTTTACCGGCACGATACAAAAATCAGTTCAGAAAATATCGGTTCTGCTGTCGGATTATCCGCGTCTGCGGTCCAGCGCCGGATCAAACAACTCCGCAGCAACAATGTGATTGAAAAAGAGATTGCGCAATTAAACTCCGGAAAGTTCGGCATCCGGATGTTGTTTATGATTAATGTTGATCTGATTCATGAGAGAAGCAGCAATATCGGGGCGTTTGAAAAGAAAATGCAGTCTGACCCTTGTGTGCTTCAATGTTATTACGTGACAGGAGAAACCGACTTTTGCCTGATGATTGGCGTCAGCAGTGTCGAAGAGTTTGATCGGTTTACCCAGCATCGTCTGATGTCAGACGACAACGTCAAATCTTTCACCTCTTCTCTGGTCGTCAGGAAATCGAAAACAGATTTGTCCGCGTTTATAGAACACCCGGCTAGCATGGATGATTAA
- a CDS encoding EF-hand domain-containing protein, with product MKSSIRFTLAALMSSLLLSSLSFASDSSRREPPGPPPSFEDSDLNHDGVLTVDEMQGPMAQDFDQIDTNGDSQVTEEELDTFMRSHKPPEPR from the coding sequence ATGAAGAGTAGTATTCGTTTTACACTGGCCGCTTTGATGAGTTCGTTGTTACTTTCTTCCCTCTCTTTTGCATCGGATTCTTCACGCAGAGAACCACCCGGACCACCGCCTTCGTTTGAGGATTCAGATCTGAATCATGATGGTGTTTTGACGGTTGATGAGATGCAGGGACCGATGGCGCAGGACTTTGATCAAATTGATACAAACGGGGACTCGCAGGTTACTGAAGAAGAGCTGGATACATTTATGCGGTCGCACAAGCCGCCGGAGCCGCGGTAA
- a CDS encoding methyl-accepting chemotaxis protein encodes MTIAKKLLLLSCTFTLILLIVAGVGFSVSKNSSGSLKLVNEKAIPGLNLLHSLRSDQQKIAIDLFRHTLAKKTADKNVVENSVKQIATQLQSGIKQYASYINGEEEQQIYQTEQKLVTDYLAMLHQYFEKTHHNENALSMAGPMGAKRAELAKVFDQHLTYTINRASLSAQKAIHQADFGTWLSVIATLISIGVVLTLSFLIVRNIRSSMNEIQKVMRQFETDLDLTVRAHVSGNNEMTYIANAFNQVLDRLNASFNLVLKQSAQLNHSSGEMRHSASQATEASSRQTDASADIAASIEELTVSISGVAERAEESRHLSDQTRELAKQGISVIQETTEHIHTIETSVNEVSAGVKALETHGENISSIITVINDVAEQTNLLALNAAIEAARAGEKGRGFAVVADEVRNLAERTARSTQEISSMIAAIQSVSADTVGQMSQAEQLILNGVECAEQANSTIVRISEASARSMQMSEEIATAIKEQNMASQSIASYIEQVAKMALENHEFVKGSADTASNLEVLAQEMNQVVNEYKI; translated from the coding sequence ATGACTATCGCTAAAAAATTACTGCTTTTATCCTGCACTTTTACTTTGATTTTACTTATCGTTGCCGGTGTGGGTTTTTCGGTCTCTAAAAATAGCTCCGGATCACTCAAACTTGTCAATGAAAAAGCTATTCCGGGGCTGAATCTGCTTCACTCTCTGAGATCTGATCAACAAAAAATTGCGATCGATTTGTTCCGCCATACACTGGCTAAAAAAACAGCAGACAAAAATGTGGTTGAAAATTCAGTGAAGCAGATCGCCACTCAACTTCAATCCGGTATAAAACAATATGCCTCTTATATTAACGGTGAAGAAGAACAGCAGATTTATCAGACTGAGCAAAAACTGGTTACCGATTATCTGGCAATGCTTCACCAATATTTTGAAAAAACGCACCATAACGAAAATGCGCTTTCAATGGCTGGCCCGATGGGCGCAAAACGGGCCGAACTGGCAAAGGTATTTGATCAGCACCTGACCTATACAATCAACAGAGCCAGTCTGTCTGCACAGAAAGCCATACATCAGGCCGATTTCGGTACCTGGCTGTCTGTCATTGCAACGCTGATTTCAATTGGTGTTGTGCTGACTCTCAGCTTTCTGATCGTCCGTAATATCCGTTCTTCGATGAATGAAATACAAAAAGTCATGCGCCAGTTCGAAACCGATCTGGATCTGACGGTCCGGGCTCATGTATCCGGTAACAATGAAATGACATACATTGCCAATGCATTCAACCAGGTGTTAGACAGACTCAATGCCAGCTTTAATCTGGTTTTGAAACAATCGGCACAACTCAACCATTCATCAGGCGAGATGCGCCATTCTGCTTCACAGGCGACTGAAGCATCTTCACGTCAAACCGATGCATCCGCAGATATTGCTGCCAGCATTGAAGAGCTGACTGTCAGTATCTCAGGTGTTGCTGAACGGGCTGAAGAATCGCGCCATTTATCCGATCAAACCCGGGAACTGGCCAAACAGGGGATCAGTGTCATTCAGGAAACCACGGAACACATTCATACCATTGAAACATCGGTCAATGAAGTGTCTGCGGGTGTCAAAGCACTGGAAACTCACGGTGAAAATATTTCTTCAATTATTACTGTAATCAATGACGTAGCTGAACAAACTAATTTACTGGCACTCAATGCCGCCATTGAAGCGGCCAGGGCCGGAGAAAAGGGTCGGGGGTTTGCCGTGGTTGCCGATGAAGTACGTAACCTTGCCGAGCGCACCGCGCGTTCCACGCAGGAAATATCATCAATGATTGCCGCAATTCAGTCCGTTTCAGCCGATACGGTTGGTCAAATGTCTCAGGCCGAACAACTGATTTTAAATGGGGTTGAATGTGCCGAGCAGGCAAACAGCACTATCGTCCGGATTAGCGAAGCCAGCGCTCGCTCCATGCAAATGTCAGAAGAAATTGCCACAGCGATTAAAGAACAAAACATGGCCAGTCAGAGTATTGCTTCTTATATTGAGCAGGTGGCAAAAATGGCCCTGGAAAACCATGAATTTGTCAAAGGTAGTGCTGACACTGCGTCAAATCTGGAAGTCCTTGCACAGGAGATGAATCAGGTCGTCAACGAATATAAAATTTAA